The stretch of DNA GAACAGGGTTTAAGATTCGCTATCCGCGAAGGCGGCCGCACTGTCGGCGCCGGCGTGGTTACCGAAATACTGGAATAACTTGACGGAGCGAAAAATGGCAGATAAATCCTCGACACTAGTACAGAATCCGACAAAGATAAGGATAAAGCTGAAGTCGTTCGAGCAGAAATTGCTCGACGATTCATTGGCGCGCATCAAGAAAACTGCCGAAAATACCGGCGCCAAAATCGTGGGCCCCATACTTCTGCCGACGAGGATCAAAAAGTTCACGGTTCAGCGCTCCGTGCACGCCGATAAAAAAGCCAGAGAGCAGTTTGAAGAAAGAATCCACATGCGCCTTATGGACATCATAGAGCCGTCGGCCAAAACCATCGACGAGCTCATGAAACTGGACCTGCCGGCGGGCGTGGATATCGAAATTAAATACTAAAGACGGTCATATATGAAAATACTTATAGGTAAGAAATTATCGATGACACAAATCTTCGACGAATCCGGCACAGTAACGCCGGTTACGGTCGTTCAGGCCGGCCCGTGCTATATCACAGCGATAAAAACCGTCGAGAAAGACGGGTATTCCGCCGTGCAGCTGGGTTTCGAGGAAATTACAAAAGCCGCCAACGCCGCCAAGTCGTACGCGGGCATATTCGGCAAGAAAAATATTCCGACTTTGCGCCACCTCAGGGAATTCCGCGCGGCAAAGCCGGAGGACATCGCCGGCTTCGAGCAGGGCAAAGTTTTATCGGCGGATGTATTCGCGGCGGGAGATTTTGTCGATGTCACCGGTACCAGCAAGGGTCACGGGTTCTCCGGCGTAATGAAGCGTCACAACTTCAGCGGTCAGCCGGCCTCGCACGGCGCTTCCGACAGGGAGCGCGCGCCTGGTTCAAGCGGACGTCAGCAGCCGCAGCGCGTTATTAAAGGAACAAAGAAGCCCGGACATTTCGGCGTGGACCGCGTGACGATTCAGCGTCTGGAAATAATGGGCGTGGACAAGGAAAACAACAAAATACT from Elusimicrobia bacterium HGW-Elusimicrobia-1 encodes:
- a CDS encoding 30S ribosomal protein S10, producing the protein MADKSSTLVQNPTKIRIKLKSFEQKLLDDSLARIKKTAENTGAKIVGPILLPTRIKKFTVQRSVHADKKAREQFEERIHMRLMDIIEPSAKTIDELMKLDLPAGVDIEIKY
- a CDS encoding 50S ribosomal protein L3, yielding MKILIGKKLSMTQIFDESGTVTPVTVVQAGPCYITAIKTVEKDGYSAVQLGFEEITKAANAAKSYAGIFGKKNIPTLRHLREFRAAKPEDIAGFEQGKVLSADVFAAGDFVDVTGTSKGHGFSGVMKRHNFSGQPASHGASDRERAPGSSGRQQPQRVIKGTKKPGHFGVDRVTIQRLEIMGVDKENNKILVKGAIAGPSHGTVYLKNTVKRIKKKVAPVASKKKVTVEKKKK